A part of Scophthalmus maximus strain ysfricsl-2021 chromosome 20, ASM2237912v1, whole genome shotgun sequence genomic DNA contains:
- the ass1 gene encoding argininosuccinate synthase codes for MSKGTVVLAYSGGLDTSCILVWLKEQGYDVITYLANIGQDEDFEAARKKAESLGAKKVFIEDLRAEFVEDFIWPAVQANAVYEDRYLLGTAIARPCIARRQVEIARREGAQFVSHGATGKGNDQIRFELTNYALYPEVKIIAPWRIPEFYNRFRGRTDLMEYAEKHGIPVPVTPRAPWSMDANLMHISYESGILENPMNPAPHDLYLMTKNPQDSPNTPDVLEIQFRNGVPVKVTNVNEGTSKDIPLEIFSLLNEIGGKHGVGRIDIVENRFIGMKSRGIYETPGGTILLQAHLDIETFTMDKEVRRIKQGLGIKFSELVYNGFWYSPECDFVRHCITKSQENVEGKVRLSVFKGQVYILGRESPKSLYNEELVSMDVQGDYDPCDASGFIRINAVRLREHHRLQGFSSTKK; via the exons ATGTCTAAAGGCACGGTGGTTCTGGCCTACAGCGGTGGACTGGACACGTCCTGTATTCTGGTTTGGCTGAAGGAACAGGGCTACGATGTCATCACGTATTTG gCCAACATTGGGCAAGATGAAGATTTTGAAGCCGCCCGTAAAAAGGCCGAAAGCCTCGGAGCGAAGAAG GTTTTTATTGAGGACCTGCGTGCGGAGTTTGTGGAGGACTTCATCTGGCCCGCCGTTCAGGCCAACGCCGTGTATGAAGACCGGTACCTGCTGGGCACCGCAATAGCGCGGCCCTGCATTGCCCGCCGACAGGTTGAAATCGCACGCAGGGAGGGCGCCCAGTTTGTCTCCCATGGTGCCACAGGAAAG GGCAACGACCAGATCCGTTTTGAGCTCACAAACTACGCCCTGTACCCCGAGGTTAAG ATCATCGCACCGTGGAGGATCCCCGAGTTCTACAATCGCTTCCGGGGGAGAACGGACCTGATGGAATATGCAGAG aaacatggcatCCCTGTGCCTGTGACTCCGCGGGCCCCTTGGAGCATGGACGCCAACCTCATGCATATCAG CTACGAGTCCGGTATCCTTGAGAATCCCATG aaCCCTGCTCCGCATGACCTGTACCTGATGACCAAGAACCCACAAGATTCTCCCAACACCCCTGATGTACTGGAGATACAGTTCAGAAACG GCGTCCCTGTCAAGGTGACCAATGTGAACGAAGGGACATCCAAGGACATACCACTGGAGATCTTCTCACTCCTTAATGAGATTGG aggAAAGCACGGTGTCGGCCGGATTGACATCGTCGAGAACCGTTTCATTGGAATGAAATCCAGAG ggatTTATGAAACCCCAGGCGGCACCATCCTGTTACAGGCTCACCTCGATATCGAGACCTTTACCATGGACAAAGAGGTTCGGCGGATCAAGCAGGGACTGGGTATTAAGTTCTCTGAACTTGTGTATAATG GCTTCTGGTATAGTCCGGAGTGTGACTTTGTGCGACACTGCATAACCAAGTCCCAGGAGAACGTTGAGGGCAAAGTACGTCTGTCCGTCTTCAAGGGTCAGGTCTATATCCTGGGACGAGAGTCGCCGAAGTCCCTGTACAACGAGGAGTTGGTCAG CATGGACGTGCAAGGAGACTACGACCCATGCGATGCCTCTGGATTCATTCGGATTAATGCTGTCAG GTTGAGGGAACACCATCGCCTGCAGGGTTTCTCCAGCACCAAAAAGTAA
- the surf4 gene encoding surfeit locus protein 4 has translation MGQEDLMNTAEDVADQFLRVTKQYLPHLARLCLISTFLEDGIRMWFQWNEQRDYIEVTWSCGYFLATCFVLLNLVGQLGGCVLILSRNFVQYACFGLFGIIALQTVAYSILWDLKFLMRNLALGGGLLLLLAESRSEGKSMFAGVPSMGESSPKQYMQLGGRVLLVLMFMTLLHFDSNFFSILQNMVGTALIILVAIGFKTKLAALTLVVWLLAINVYFNAFWTIPAYKPMHDFLKYDFFQTTSVIGGLLLVVALGPGGVSMDEKKKEW, from the exons ATGGGGCAGGAGGATCTCATGAACACCGCCGAAGACGTGGCGGATCAG TTCTTGCGGGTGACCAAACAGTACCTGCCCCACCTGGCACGTCTGTGTCTCATCAGCACCTTCCTGGAAGATGGCATCCGCATGTGGTTCCAGTGGAATGAGCAGAGGGACTACATTGAGGTGACCTGGAGTTGTGGCTACTTCCTGGCCACATGCTTTGTGCTGCTTAACCTCGTAGGACAGCTGG GTGGCTGCGTCCTCATCCTCAGTAGAAATTTTGTACAGTATGCCTGCTTTGGATTATTTGGCATCATAGCGCTGCAG ACTGTCGCATACAGCATTTTATGGGACCTTAAATTTTTGATGAG gaacCTTGCCCTAGGAGGTggtctgctcctgctgctggccGAGTCTCGTTCGGAAGGGAAGAGCATGTTTGCTGGAGTCCCCTCCATGGGAGAGAGCTCGCCAAAGCAGTACATGCAGCTGGGCGGTCGAGTGCTGCTCGTACTCATGTTCATGACTCTGCTGCACTTTGACTCCAACTTCTTCTCT ATCCTGCAGAATATGGTGGGAACTGCCCTCATCATTCTCGTAGCCATCGGCTTCAAAACCAAGCTAGCGGCATTGACCCTCGTCGTTTGGCTGCTGGCCATCAACGTCTACTTCAACGCTTTCTGGACCATCCCCGCCTACAAGCCCATGCACGACTTCCTCAAGTACGACTTCTTCCAGACCACCTCCGTCATCGGCGGCCTGCTGTTGGTGGTGGCGCTCGGGCCCGGCGGCGTGTCCAtggatgagaaaaagaaagagtggTAG